A DNA window from Drosophila biarmipes strain raj3 chromosome 2R, RU_DBia_V1.1, whole genome shotgun sequence contains the following coding sequences:
- the LOC108022782 gene encoding uncharacterized protein LOC108022782 isoform X10, producing the protein MHRTQDEMDAVMMSSMASSAVVMRSPSTGARILRPRNQTPVGRSGSGTRHSTGMYFTEVDVTAKNAGDFNYNIRSQDDISSGYSSAEPVSGLSRTSSMTNASKGRAKSKRNEQLLEEMRDEVYLENQLYFQGVCGENSVPAAQELKIVESFERIPFREEVVKEEEQKDVAEDEDFFEALPLIEEEIYEVEISQNNFTQEEEFEDALFEEPNQLDAAEVDAKTFNDLGAEVSVEKLQNQNTNGFAGTTEPHQSKPYVQAPIDPFLLVLSTSASAPDPFLPERQRPMSPREMLATLEEIKHSFRAQLEPEPSKSSSPSPALRPRANHGKGRAPPPPLPPKRHSLSPQPDAISQTSTGSVERKSGIGQLFKQIKANVLRNKANPSQQPEDEQLAARETQI; encoded by the exons ATGCACCGCACGCAGGACGAGATGGACGCCGTGATGATGTCCTCGATGGCCTCGTCGGCGGTGGTCATGCGTTCGCCGTCCACGGGCGCTCGTATCCTCAGGCCACGGAACCAAACGCCAGTGGGCAGATCCGGCAGTGGCACCCGCCACTCCACTGGCATGTACTTCACGGAGGTGGACGTGACCGCCAAGAACGCGGGCGATTTCAA CTACAACATTCGCAGCCAGGATGACATCAGCTCCGGCTACTCGAGTGCCGAGCCCGTGAGCGGTCTCAGTCGCACCTCCTCCATGACGAATGCTTCCAAGGGTCGGGCCAAGTCCAAACGCAATGAG CAGTTGCTGGAGGAGATGAGGGACGAGGTCTACTTAGAGAACCAGCTGTACTTTCAAGGTGTGTGCGGGGAGAACTCGGTTCCAGCGGCCCAGGAACTGAAGATTGTGGAGAGCTTTGAAAGAATCCCGTTTCGGGAGGAGGTGGTGAAGGAGGAAGAGCAAAAAGATGTCGCGGAGGATGAGGACTTCTTTGAGGCCTTGCCCTTGATAGAGGAGGAGATTTATGAAGTAGAGATATCACAAAATAATTTCACACAAGAGGAGGAGTTTGAAGACGCATTGTTTGAAGAACCAAATCAACTAGACGCAGCTGAAGTGGATGCCAAAACGTTCAATGATTTGGGCGCGGAGGTATCTGTTGAGAAGTTACAAAATCAGAATACGAATGGATTCGCTGGCACCACTGAACCTCACCAAAGCAAACCATATGTCCAAGCACCCATAGATCCctttttgttggttttgaGCACATCTGCATCCGCACCAGACCCCTTTCTGCCCGAGCGACAGCGCCCGATGTCGCCGCGTGAAATGCTGGCCACCCTGGAGGAGATTAAGCACAGTTTCCGCGCCCAACTGGAACCAGAGCCCTCCAAATCGAGCTCGCCGTCGCCCGCCCTGCGACCCAGGGCCAATCATGGCAAGGGGCGGGCTCCACCTCCGCCCCTGCCGCCGAAGAGGCACTCGTTGAGTCCCCAACCGGACGCCATCAGCCAGACGTCGACGGGCAGCGTGGAGCGCAAGTCAGGTATCGGCCAACTGTTCAAGCAAATCAAAGCTAATGTGCTGCGTAACAAAGCTAATCCCAGCCAGCAGCCGGAGGATGAGCAGCTGGCGGCCAGAGAGACGCAGATTTGA